The following are from one region of the Streptomyces tuirus genome:
- a CDS encoding DUF6412 domain-containing protein, which yields MNRSWATLRPALALLFLLVEVALLDTGSLTATVALAATAAASSALALCAVIASRCAPTVPRTRVRTAIRDRDRRTAFLPQRDPDARGRTRPRAPGHALRATVA from the coding sequence GTGAACCGGAGCTGGGCCACGCTGCGTCCCGCCCTCGCGCTGCTCTTCCTCCTCGTCGAGGTGGCGCTGCTCGACACCGGCAGCCTCACCGCCACCGTCGCGCTCGCCGCGACCGCCGCCGCCTCGTCCGCCCTCGCGCTCTGCGCCGTCATCGCCTCCCGCTGCGCGCCCACCGTGCCGCGCACCCGCGTGCGTACGGCCATCCGCGACCGGGACCGGCGCACCGCCTTCCTGCCGCAGCGCGATCCCGACGCCCGGGGGCGCACCCGGCCCCGGGCACCCGGCCACGCCCTCCGGGCGACCGTCGCGTAG